A window of Synchiropus splendidus isolate RoL2022-P1 chromosome 9, RoL_Sspl_1.0, whole genome shotgun sequence contains these coding sequences:
- the xpo1b gene encoding exportin-1 isoform X1, with the protein MPAIMTMLADHAAQQLLDFNQKLDINLLDNVVNCLYHGVGPQQRMAQEVLTHLKEHPDAWTRVDTILEFSQNMNTKYYALQILETVIKTRWKILPRNQCEGIKKYVVGLIIKTSSDASNVEKEKVYIGKLNMILVQILKQEWPKHWPTFISDIVGASRTSESLCQNNMVILKLLSEEVFDFSSGQMTQVKAKHLKDSMCNEFSQIFQLCQFVMENSQNAPLVHATLETLLRFLNWIPLGYIFETKLISTLVYKFLNVPMFRNVTLKCLTEIAGVSVSQYEEQFVSLFTLTMCQLKQMLPLNTNIRLAYANGKDDEQNFIQNLSLFLCTFLKEHGQLIEKRLNIRETLMEALHYMLLVSEVEETEIFKICLEYWNHLAAELYRESPFSTSTSPLLSGNQHFDVPPRRQLYLPVLSKVRLLMVSRMAKPEEVLVVENDQGEVVREFMKDTDSINLYKNMRETLVYLTHLDYADTERIMTEKLHNQVNGTEWSWKNLNTLCWAIGSISGAMHEEDEKRFLVTVIKDLLGLCEQKRGKDNKAIIASNIMYIVGQYPRFLRAHWKFLKTVVNKLFEFMHETHDGVQDMACDTFIKIAQKCRRHFIQVQVGEVMPFIDEILNNINTIICDLQPQQVHTFYEAVGYMIGAQTDQAVQEHLIEKYMLLPNQVWDSIIQQATKNVDILKDPETVKQLGSILKTNVRACKAVGHPFVIQLGRIYLDMLNVYKCLSENISAAIQTNGMGGEMVTKQPLIRSMRTVKRETLKLISGWVSRSNDPQMVGENFVPPLLDAVLIDYQRNVPAAREPEVLSTMATIVNKLGGHITSEIPQIFDAVFECTLNMINKNFEEYPEHRTHFFYLLQAVNSHCFPAFLAIPPAQFKLVLDSIIWAFKHTMRNVADTGLQILYTMLQNVAQEEAAAQSFYQTYFCDILQHIFSVVTDTSHTAGLTMHASILAYMFNLVEEGKITTTLNPSTPANNQVFIQEYVANLLKTAFPHLQDAQVKVFVTGLFSLNQDIPAFKEHLRDFLVQIKEFAGEDTSDLFLEEREASLRQAQEEKHKIQMSVPGILNPHEIPEEMCD; encoded by the exons CAGAGAATGGCACAGGAAGTGCTGACTCATTTAAAGGAGCATCCTGATGCATGGACAAGAGTGGACACCATCCTGGAGTTCTCCCAGAACATGAACACCAAA TACTATGCCCTTCAGATTCTGGAAACAGTTATTAAAACAAGATGGAAGATTCTACCCCGGAATCAGTGTGAAG GTATTAAAAAGTATGTTGTTGGTCTGATTATCAAGACATCTTCAGATGCTTCCAATGTGGAG AAAGAGAAGGTGTACATTGGAAAGCTGAACATGATTCTTGTTCAG ATCTTGAAGCAGGAATGGCCCAAACACTGGCCCACCTTCATCAGCGACATCGTGGGAGCCAGTCGGACAAGTGAGAGCCTCTGCCAGAACAACATGGTGATTCTGAAGCTGCTCAGTGAGGAGGTTTTTGACTTCTCAAGCGGTCAGATGACCCAGGTCAAAGCCAAGCATCTAAAAGACAG CATGTGCAACGAATTCTCCCAGATATTCCAACTCTGCCAGTTTGTGATG GAAAACTCCCAGAATGCCCCTCTCGTCCACGCAACACTGGAGACGCTTTTACGGTTCCTCAACTGGATTCCTCTGGGCTACATCTTCGAAACCAAACTGATCAGCACTCTTGTGTATAAG TTCTTAAACGTGCCCATGTTCCGCAACGTGACCCTCAAGTGCTTGACAGAGATTGCCGGTGTAAGTGTGAGCCAGTACGAGGAACAATTTGTCTCGCTCTTCACACTGACCATGTGTCAGCTTAAACAG ATGCTTCCTCTGAATACGAACATCCGTCTGGCCTACGCCAATGGGAAAGATGACGAGCAGAACTTCATTCAGAACCTCAGCTTGTTCCTCTGCACCTTCTTGAAGGAGCACGGGCAGCTCATTGAGAAAAGACTCAACATTAGGGAGACGCTAATGGAG GCGCTCCACTACATGCTACTAGTGTCTGAAGTGGAAGAGACAGAGATCTTCAAAATCTGTTTGGAATACTGGAACCACTTAGCTGCTGAGCTCTACAGAGAAAGTCCCTTCTCCACATCCACATCCCCACTGTTGTCTGGCAACCAGCACTTTGACGTGCCCCCACGCAGACAGCTCTACCTGCCTGTGCTCTCCAAG GTGCGTCTGCTCATGGTCAGTCGTATGGCCAAGCCGGAGGAAGTGCTGGTGGTGGAGAACGACCAGGGGGAGGTGGTCAGGGAGTTCATGAAGGACACCGATTCCATCAACCTCTACAAGAACATGAGGGAAACGCTGG TGTACCTGACCCACTTGGACTACGCCGACACAGAGCGTATCATGACGGAGAAGCTCCACAATCAAGTAAACGGCACTGAGTGGTCCTGGAAGAACCTTAACACCTTGTGCTGGGCCATCGGGTCCATCAGCGGAGCCATGCACGAGGAGGATGAGAAGAGGTTCCTGGTCACTGTCATCAAG GATCTGCTGGGTCTGTGCGAGCAGAAGAGAGGGAAGGACAACAAGGCCATCATTGCTTCCAACATCATGTACATCGTCGGCCAGTACCCGCGCTTCCTCAGAGCCCACTGGAAGTTCCTCAAGACTGTGGTCAACAAGCTCTTTGAGTTCATGCACG AAACACACGATGGGGTTCAGGACATGGCGTGTGACACTTTCATCAAGATCGCCCAGAAGTGCCGGCGCCACTTCATCCAGGTGCAGGTGGGAGAGGTGATGCCCTTCATCGATGAGATCCtcaacaacatcaacaccatCATCTGCGACTTACAACCGCAGCAG GTGCACACCTTCTACGAGGCGGTTGGTTATATGATCGGAGCGCAGACGGACCAGGCTGTTCAAGAGCACTTGATCGAGAAGTACATGCTGCTGCCAAACCAGGTGTGGGACAGCATCATCCAGCAGGCCACCAAG AACGTGGACATTTTGAAAGACCCGGAGACTGTGAAGCAGCTGGGCAGCATCCTGAAGACCAACGTGCGCGCGTGTAAAGCAGTGGGACACCCGTTTGTAATCCAGCTGGGACGGATTTACCTGGACATGCTCAACGTCTACAAGTGCCTGAGCGAGAATATTTCTGCTGCCATTCAGACAAATGGTAtgggag GAGAGATGGTGACGAAGCAGCCGCTGATCCGGAGCATGAGGACGGTGAAACGCGAGACTCTGAAGCTGATCTCCGGCTGGGTCAGCCGATCCAACGACCCGCAGATG GTCGGAGAGAACTTTGTGCCGCCGCTCTTGGACGCCGTCCTTATTGACTACCAGCGCAACGTCCCCGCCGCCCGCGAGCCCGAAGTCCTGAGCACCATGGCCACCATTGTCAACAAGCTGGGCGGCCACATCACCAGCGAGATCCCACAGATATTCGACGCCGTCTTCGAATGCACGCTAAACATGATCAACAAG AACTTTGAGGAGTACCCGGAGCACCGCACCCACTTCTTCTACCTTCTGCAAGCCGTCAACTCCCACTGCTTCCCAGCATTCCTGGCCATCCCACCAGCCCAGTTCAAGCTGGTACTGGACTCCATCATCTGGGCCTTCAAACACACCATGAGGAACGTGGCTGACACTG GCCTCCAGATCCTCTACACCATGCTGCAGAACGTGGCTCAGGAGGAAGCAGCGGCCCAGAGTTTCTACCAGACCTACTTCTGtgacatcctgcagcacatcttCTCCGTGGTCACCGACACGTCTCACACAGCCG GTCTGACCATGCACGCCTCCATCCTGGCCTACATGTTCAACCTGGTGGAGGAGGGCAAGATCACCACCACGCTCAACCCCTCCACGCCAGCCAACAACCAGGTCTTCATCCAGGAGTACGTAGCCAACCTGCTCAAGACGGCCTTCCCACACCTGCAGGA TGCTCAGGTGAAGGTGTTTGTAACGGGCCTCTTCAGCTTAAACCAGGACATTCCTGCCTTCAAGGAGCACCTCAGGGACTTCCTGGTTCAGATCAAG GAATTTGCTGGTGAGGACACGTCGGACTTGtttctggaggagagagaggcgtCGCTgcgccaggcccaggaggagaaaCACAAGATCCAGATGTCCGTCCCTGGAATCCTCAACCCTCACGAGATCCCAGAAGAGATGTGTGACTGA
- the xpo1b gene encoding exportin-1 isoform X2: MPAIMTMLADHAAQQLLDFNQKLDINLLDNVVNCLYHGVGPQQRMAQEVLTHLKEHPDAWTRVDTILEFSQNMNTKYYALQILETVIKTRWKILPRNQCEGIKKYVVGLIIKTSSDASNVEKEKVYIGKLNMILVQILKQEWPKHWPTFISDIVGASRTSESLCQNNMVILKLLSEEVFDFSSGQMTQVKAKHLKDSMCNEFSQIFQLCQFVMENSQNAPLVHATLETLLRFLNWIPLGYIFETKLISTLVYKFLNVPMFRNVTLKCLTEIAGVSVSQYEEQFVSLFTLTMCQLKQMLPLNTNIRLAYANGKDDEQNFIQNLSLFLCTFLKEHGQLIEKRLNIRETLMEALHYMLLVSEVEETEIFKICLEYWNHLAAELYRESPFSTSTSPLLSGNQHFDVPPRRQLYLPVLSKVRLLMVSRMAKPEEVLVVENDQGEVVREFMKDTDSINLYKNMRETLVYLTHLDYADTERIMTEKLHNQVNGTEWSWKNLNTLCWAIGSISGAMHEEDEKRFLVTVIKDLLGLCEQKRGKDNKAIIASNIMYIVGQYPRFLRAHWKFLKTVVNKLFEFMHETHDGVQDMACDTFIKIAQKCRRHFIQVQVGEVMPFIDEILNNINTIICDLQPQQVHTFYEAVGYMIGAQTDQAVQEHLIEKYMLLPNQVWDSIIQQATKNVDILKDPETVKQLGSILKTNVRACKAVGHPFVIQLGRIYLDMLNVYKCLSENISAAIQTNGEMVTKQPLIRSMRTVKRETLKLISGWVSRSNDPQMVGENFVPPLLDAVLIDYQRNVPAAREPEVLSTMATIVNKLGGHITSEIPQIFDAVFECTLNMINKNFEEYPEHRTHFFYLLQAVNSHCFPAFLAIPPAQFKLVLDSIIWAFKHTMRNVADTGLQILYTMLQNVAQEEAAAQSFYQTYFCDILQHIFSVVTDTSHTAGLTMHASILAYMFNLVEEGKITTTLNPSTPANNQVFIQEYVANLLKTAFPHLQDAQVKVFVTGLFSLNQDIPAFKEHLRDFLVQIKEFAGEDTSDLFLEEREASLRQAQEEKHKIQMSVPGILNPHEIPEEMCD; this comes from the exons CAGAGAATGGCACAGGAAGTGCTGACTCATTTAAAGGAGCATCCTGATGCATGGACAAGAGTGGACACCATCCTGGAGTTCTCCCAGAACATGAACACCAAA TACTATGCCCTTCAGATTCTGGAAACAGTTATTAAAACAAGATGGAAGATTCTACCCCGGAATCAGTGTGAAG GTATTAAAAAGTATGTTGTTGGTCTGATTATCAAGACATCTTCAGATGCTTCCAATGTGGAG AAAGAGAAGGTGTACATTGGAAAGCTGAACATGATTCTTGTTCAG ATCTTGAAGCAGGAATGGCCCAAACACTGGCCCACCTTCATCAGCGACATCGTGGGAGCCAGTCGGACAAGTGAGAGCCTCTGCCAGAACAACATGGTGATTCTGAAGCTGCTCAGTGAGGAGGTTTTTGACTTCTCAAGCGGTCAGATGACCCAGGTCAAAGCCAAGCATCTAAAAGACAG CATGTGCAACGAATTCTCCCAGATATTCCAACTCTGCCAGTTTGTGATG GAAAACTCCCAGAATGCCCCTCTCGTCCACGCAACACTGGAGACGCTTTTACGGTTCCTCAACTGGATTCCTCTGGGCTACATCTTCGAAACCAAACTGATCAGCACTCTTGTGTATAAG TTCTTAAACGTGCCCATGTTCCGCAACGTGACCCTCAAGTGCTTGACAGAGATTGCCGGTGTAAGTGTGAGCCAGTACGAGGAACAATTTGTCTCGCTCTTCACACTGACCATGTGTCAGCTTAAACAG ATGCTTCCTCTGAATACGAACATCCGTCTGGCCTACGCCAATGGGAAAGATGACGAGCAGAACTTCATTCAGAACCTCAGCTTGTTCCTCTGCACCTTCTTGAAGGAGCACGGGCAGCTCATTGAGAAAAGACTCAACATTAGGGAGACGCTAATGGAG GCGCTCCACTACATGCTACTAGTGTCTGAAGTGGAAGAGACAGAGATCTTCAAAATCTGTTTGGAATACTGGAACCACTTAGCTGCTGAGCTCTACAGAGAAAGTCCCTTCTCCACATCCACATCCCCACTGTTGTCTGGCAACCAGCACTTTGACGTGCCCCCACGCAGACAGCTCTACCTGCCTGTGCTCTCCAAG GTGCGTCTGCTCATGGTCAGTCGTATGGCCAAGCCGGAGGAAGTGCTGGTGGTGGAGAACGACCAGGGGGAGGTGGTCAGGGAGTTCATGAAGGACACCGATTCCATCAACCTCTACAAGAACATGAGGGAAACGCTGG TGTACCTGACCCACTTGGACTACGCCGACACAGAGCGTATCATGACGGAGAAGCTCCACAATCAAGTAAACGGCACTGAGTGGTCCTGGAAGAACCTTAACACCTTGTGCTGGGCCATCGGGTCCATCAGCGGAGCCATGCACGAGGAGGATGAGAAGAGGTTCCTGGTCACTGTCATCAAG GATCTGCTGGGTCTGTGCGAGCAGAAGAGAGGGAAGGACAACAAGGCCATCATTGCTTCCAACATCATGTACATCGTCGGCCAGTACCCGCGCTTCCTCAGAGCCCACTGGAAGTTCCTCAAGACTGTGGTCAACAAGCTCTTTGAGTTCATGCACG AAACACACGATGGGGTTCAGGACATGGCGTGTGACACTTTCATCAAGATCGCCCAGAAGTGCCGGCGCCACTTCATCCAGGTGCAGGTGGGAGAGGTGATGCCCTTCATCGATGAGATCCtcaacaacatcaacaccatCATCTGCGACTTACAACCGCAGCAG GTGCACACCTTCTACGAGGCGGTTGGTTATATGATCGGAGCGCAGACGGACCAGGCTGTTCAAGAGCACTTGATCGAGAAGTACATGCTGCTGCCAAACCAGGTGTGGGACAGCATCATCCAGCAGGCCACCAAG AACGTGGACATTTTGAAAGACCCGGAGACTGTGAAGCAGCTGGGCAGCATCCTGAAGACCAACGTGCGCGCGTGTAAAGCAGTGGGACACCCGTTTGTAATCCAGCTGGGACGGATTTACCTGGACATGCTCAACGTCTACAAGTGCCTGAGCGAGAATATTTCTGCTGCCATTCAGACAAATG GAGAGATGGTGACGAAGCAGCCGCTGATCCGGAGCATGAGGACGGTGAAACGCGAGACTCTGAAGCTGATCTCCGGCTGGGTCAGCCGATCCAACGACCCGCAGATG GTCGGAGAGAACTTTGTGCCGCCGCTCTTGGACGCCGTCCTTATTGACTACCAGCGCAACGTCCCCGCCGCCCGCGAGCCCGAAGTCCTGAGCACCATGGCCACCATTGTCAACAAGCTGGGCGGCCACATCACCAGCGAGATCCCACAGATATTCGACGCCGTCTTCGAATGCACGCTAAACATGATCAACAAG AACTTTGAGGAGTACCCGGAGCACCGCACCCACTTCTTCTACCTTCTGCAAGCCGTCAACTCCCACTGCTTCCCAGCATTCCTGGCCATCCCACCAGCCCAGTTCAAGCTGGTACTGGACTCCATCATCTGGGCCTTCAAACACACCATGAGGAACGTGGCTGACACTG GCCTCCAGATCCTCTACACCATGCTGCAGAACGTGGCTCAGGAGGAAGCAGCGGCCCAGAGTTTCTACCAGACCTACTTCTGtgacatcctgcagcacatcttCTCCGTGGTCACCGACACGTCTCACACAGCCG GTCTGACCATGCACGCCTCCATCCTGGCCTACATGTTCAACCTGGTGGAGGAGGGCAAGATCACCACCACGCTCAACCCCTCCACGCCAGCCAACAACCAGGTCTTCATCCAGGAGTACGTAGCCAACCTGCTCAAGACGGCCTTCCCACACCTGCAGGA TGCTCAGGTGAAGGTGTTTGTAACGGGCCTCTTCAGCTTAAACCAGGACATTCCTGCCTTCAAGGAGCACCTCAGGGACTTCCTGGTTCAGATCAAG GAATTTGCTGGTGAGGACACGTCGGACTTGtttctggaggagagagaggcgtCGCTgcgccaggcccaggaggagaaaCACAAGATCCAGATGTCCGTCCCTGGAATCCTCAACCCTCACGAGATCCCAGAAGAGATGTGTGACTGA